In the Anaerolineales bacterium genome, TCCGGCCGAAACCATTGATGCCTACCTTGGTTGCCATTGCAGAGCTCCTGTGTCTCCAGTGTCAGTTCAGTCCCGGATGGACTGCTTCCCCGATGGGCATCGCAGACTCCAGCGGGCCTGTGCGTTCTTCGAGGATTTGGATCAGCGCCGCAGCCAGTTTGGCTGGATCGTGACGCCATGGCCGCTGCGGGTCGACCAGGTCCGATGCGAAGACCGAAGCCGACCCCAGGGCCGTGGCCGGTGGCGGAACATAGTGCACCGCCTCCGGCGCAGGGACGTCCAGCCGATCATTCACCAGCAGCATTTCGATCAGGCCGCGGCCGAGCTGGTCCTCCAGCGCCGCCAGATGGGCAGCGGCATCGTAACCGTCGGTTTCGCCCAGTTGGTTGGCGATGTTGCAGACCTGCACCTTGAGTCCACGGCTGGCACGAACCGCCTTGGCCAGGTCCGGGACCAACAGGTTGGGCAGCACGCTGGTGTACAGGCTGCCCGGGCCGAGCACGATCATGTCGGCGGCCAGGACAGCCTTGATCGAACCCGGGTAGGCTGGGGGGTCGTTGGGCTCGAGGTGCACAGCCCGCACCCGACCCGGCATGTCCGGGATGCGGCTCTCCCCCTGAATGCGGATCGCCTGGGCATCCATCATCGGCGTCTTGTCGGCCACCAGCGCCACATCGGCCAACGTCGCCGGCAATACCTGGCCTCGAATTCCCAGGATGTGCGCCGCCTCCAGCAGCCCCTCGTCGAAACTTCCGGTAACGCCCGTCAGGGCAGCAATGAACAGATTGCCGAAGGCGTGGCCATCCAGCTCATCCTCTTGAGCGAAGCGGTAGCGGAATAGCTGCGTGAGCAGGTCTTCGTCGTCCGAAAGGGCGGCCAAGCAGTTGCGCAGGTCCCCTGGAGGAGGGATCCCTAGCGACCGGCGTAGTCTGCCGGATGAGCCGCCGTCGTCGGCGACCGAGACAATCGCGGTCAGATTCCCGGTGTGCTCCTTGAGCCCGCGCAACAGCGTTGCCAAGCCGTTGCCGCCACCGATGGCCACGATCTTCGGCCCGCGGCCAAGGCGGCGGTGCTCAGCCACGGCTCGCGCCACCGGTCGGCCAGGACGCATGTACGGTGCCAGCAGCGCCCGGTTCAGCCGGATCATCCCCAACAGCAGAAGCGTCAGCCCGGCGGCGCCAAACGCAAGCGCCCGCAGCCAGCGCGGCAGGGCCATCAGGCTGAAGACCGGTAGAAGGTTGGACTCGGGATAGGCCCGATAGATGTCCAGCAGGATGATCGCCACGCCCAGGCCGATCAGGGCCGTGCCCAGAATCATCACGCCTAACCAGCGCTTAACACCAATGCCCGGCACCAGCCAGTGCCGGAGCGCTTCCCAGAAGCCGTCCTTCCGGCCTCCTGGCGCGCTGCGCCAGTTGAGATTCGTCACGTCCGGCACTATACCCCACCCACCCCGGGCCGTCAACGAACGCTCATCGACACTTGGTTGTGACAGATATCATACGTATAATCAGGGCACGATACCCGCATAGCAGGAGGCCCGCCATGGCAAGCGTCACTTTTGACCACGTGACTAAGCGCTTTGGGGACGTCACGGCAGTGAACGACCTGAGCCTGATTGTCGAAGACAAGGAATTCCTGGTCCTGGTCGGGCCGTCGGGATGCGGCAAGACCACGGCCCTGCGACTGCTCGCCGGCCTGGAGGAGATCGCCGAAGGCGAGATCAAGATTGGCGATCGGGTGGTCAACGATGTCGCCCCGAAGGACCGCGACATCGCCATGGTCTTTCAGTCCTACGCCCTGTATCCCCACATGAGCGTGTTCGACAACATGGCCTTCGGATTGAAGCTTCGCAAGACGCCGAAGCCGGAGATTCGACGCCGGGTGCTGCAGGCCGCGGAAATCCTGGGGATTGAGACGCTGATGGATCGCAAGCCTCGTCAGCTATCGGGCGGACAGCGACAGCGGGTGGCGGTGGGCCGGGCAATTGTGCGCGAGCCCAAAGTCTTCCTCTTCGACGAACCGCTCTCCAATCTGGACGCCAAACTTCGCGTCGAAACCCGGGCCAACATCAGCAAGCTGCACCAGCGCCTGGAGACGACCTTCATTTACGTCACCCACGACCAGGTCGAAGCGATGACCATGGCTTCGCGCATCGCAGTCATCAAGGGCGGCTTGTTGCAGCAGACCGACACCCCGCAGGCACTCTACGACCGGCCCTCGAACGTGTTCGTCGCCGGCTTCATCGGCTCGCCGGCGATGAACTTCTTCAACGCCCGCCTGGCACGCGCCGACGGCAAGCTGGTCGTCGAAGCGGAGAGCTTCCATCTGGATGTCCCGCCGTCTCGCACCGGCACCTATGAACGCTTCGCTGGCAAGCCGGTGATTTTCGGCCTCCGCCCGGAGGATGTCCACGACCCTGCCTTCGCTCCCAGCGGCATCCACGCCGCACCGGTCGAGGCCCAGGTCGACGTCACGGAACTGATGGGCAACGAGATCATCCTGTACCTAGTGGCCGGGAAGGACAGTATTGTTGGCAGGGTTGACCCGCGCACCCGAGCCAAGCCAGGGACGCAGGCCCAGGTCGTCTTTAACATGGACAATATGCACCTGTTCGAAGTCGACGGCGAACAAGGCGCCATCCGCTAAACCTCACCCCTGATGCAGGGCGGCCCTCCGGCAGCATATGCGGAGGGCCTTGCCCTGTCTGGGAGACCCTCACCATGGCTGACTTCAATCTGATCAAGAGCCTCAAGCGAGACCAAGGCGGCAAGATCGTCCTACTGGTGATGGATGGTCTGGGCGGGATTCCGGTCACCCCCGGCGGACCAACCGAGGTCGAGGCAGCTGCCACGCCCACGCTTGACCGCCTGGCAACTGAAGGGACGCTCGGCGCCCTCATACCGATTCGGCCCGGGATCACCCCGGGTTCGGGCCCGGCGCACCTGGCGCTGTTCGGCTATGACCCGCTCACGCACCTGGTGGGCCGGGGTGTGCTGGAGGCGGTGGGTGTCGGGCTGCAGGTTCGCAAGGGCGACGTCGCCGCCCGCGGCAACTTCTGTACGGTGGACGCCGCCGGCCGGATCATCGATCGACGGGCCGGACGGATCCCGACCGACCAGGCTGCACCGCTGGCTGAACGGCTGGGATCGATCCGACTCGCTGGGGTCAGCAGCGAGGTGCGCCACGTCAAAGAACACCGCTTCGCCGTCGTGATGCGCGGGGAGAACCTCGCCGGCGAGATCGACGACACCGACCCACAGCAGACCGGTGTCCCAGCGCTTCCTGCGATTCCCCGCAGCGAAGACTCCCGCCGCGCGGCGGGCTTGTTCAATGAGTGGATCACCAAGGGGCGAGAGGTGCTCAAGGGAGAACCTCACGCCAACAGCCTGACGCTACGCGGCTTCGCCAGTGACCCGGCCCTACCCCCGTTCCCCGAGATCTACGGCCTGCGCGCCGTCTGCGTGGGGGTGTATCCAATGTACCGCGGGCTTGCCAGCCTGGTCGGGATGGAGGTCCAGGACTTCTTGGGGGAATCGCCGAAGGATGAGTTCGCGGCGCTAGCCAAGATCTGGAACGACTACGACTTCTTCTTCATCCACATCAAGAAGACCGACTCAGCCGGCGAGGACGGCGATTTCAAGGCTAAGGCCGCTGCCATCGAATCCGTCGACGCCGCGTTGCACACCCTACTGGATCTCAAGCCCGACGTCCTGGCGGTCACCGGAGATCATTCCACGCCCTCCACGCTGAAGACCCATTCCTGGCACCCTGTGCCGTTGCTGCTGTGGGCGCCGGCGACTGTTCGTCCAGACCGAAGCACGGCCTTCGGCGAGCGCGCTTGCGATACCGGCGGCCTGGGGATCCTCCCGTCGGCAGAGCTGCTCCCTCTGCTGATGGCCCATGCCCTCCGGTTGGAGAAGTTCGGGGCCTAGCTCAGACCGGCTGACAGCCCTTCTGCCTGCAAGTCCCAGTGTGCGCAGCAGACCGCGGCCTTTGTCCGGTCGACTCCGGTGCGATCGCGCCTCTCGCCAAAGCCTCTCCCGGGGATGCCCAGAGCGGAACCCAGCATCCATAGGCCCAGCCTGCAAGGGCCGGACAATTCCCTGTCCGTCGTTGCCCGCCCTCCCTTGGCCTGGCAGGCGTTCAGTCCCGGAACCCTGCCGAGCAACCGGCTTCCAGGCCCGCACCCGAGCTCGGCTTGCGCTCCGAGAGAGCGGCTGGCGCCTGATCGCCACTCGACCCTCCCGATCTCGGCACCCTGCCCCAGCCCCGACCGCCCTGGCGGATTCGGACATCCTCAGGTGGCACGACGCAGCACCTGGCAGGGTCGAGCGCTCCCGCCTACGCCCGGCGAAGACGCGCCAATTGCGAGGATGCCAAGAGCAGGATCAACCCGGCCATGGCGAGTGTCCCGAGGGCGATGAAGGTGAAGGCATCGCGCCAGAACCGTTCTGGGAACAAACGGATCAGAGTGTCGCTGTAGCTGAATGTCCAGGTTCCGGCAGCGAAGAACAGTTGATGGAACCCGACAAAGACAAATGAGAAGGTCAAGGCGATGCCTGCCGCCAGCACGGCCATCAGGCCTAGCGTCCAGAGTGCCCCGCGGCGCAGTGCCCTCCACAAGCGCACAGCCCCTCCCGCCCAGGCTGTTACGCTCCCCAGCGCGATTGCCGCCGCAAGCAGCCCCCCCCAGACAGCGAGCGCCAGCGAGGTCAGGCGCTTGACGTCCAGCATGTGCTGCAGCTCACGTGGGTTGTAGACTGCCGATCCATCGGAGAAGGCCAGCTCACCCAGGAAGCCGATTCCTTCGTCGTTGAGCAGGTAGTCCACCGCAATCGGCGCCCAGCGCAGACGGTCCTGCTGGCTAAAGCCGAAGCGATCCTCGGGGAAGCCCGGCAGGTGGTACTCCAGCTTGACGAAGGCCGGGGTCAGCAGCAGTCGCACACTGGTCAGGATCAGCAGAACCGGCAGCGCCAGGCTCAGCAGCCCGCCGGCGACTCGGGCGACAGCATTGTGGTTGGTGTCGGACATGTGTTGACCTCGTTGACGACTACTGCAGCTTGAGAATATCCCCGCCCAAGAAGAAGCGGAGAACAATGGAGTCGACGAGCTGCTCAACTGGTGCCAGGTCGTCGGTGAAGACCGTCGTCACCCTGGGCGTGGGGACCAGGTTCTCGGTTGTCCGGCGCACAACGTCGATCAAGAAGGGGTGTGCCTGGGTCGCCTCCAAGTGGGCCAGGTTGCGAGCCAGATTCTCGGGCGAAGTAGGTTGGACGGTGGCATAGACCATGGTGTTGAACGTCCCAGGCACATCCATGACGTGAACCGACGGGAAGACCGAGCCAATGGTCCCCACCAACACATCGATCAAGCGACGGTCATCCGGGGTTCTGCCGACGTTGATCACCAGAACGCCGTCCGCTGTCAGATGGTCGCGCGCTTCCTGGAAGAACTCCTGAGTTGTCAGCTGCCATGGGATGTAGGGCGGCCGGTAGGCATCCACACCGAGCACGGTGTAGACAGCGTCACTGTGAGCCAACCCCCAACGCCCGTCGGCCACGATCACGTTTAGCCCCGGTTCATTCATATCGAACCAGCGCTGCCCCACCTCCACGATCTCCGGATCAATCTCCCAGCCATCGATCGGAATGTCGCCGTAGACGGCGGCGTATTGCTTGGGGATCGTCCCTGCCGCCAAACCGACCAACCCCAGACGTTCGACCTGTTCCGGATCAAACGGGGCGGGGTTGAAGTAGGGCGCCGCCAGGAAGTAGTCCCAGGTCCCATACGTCGCCAGCGATCCCGGGCGGTACATCGAATGAACCGCCTGGCCCTCATTCAGCAGGAGGTACCGAGTCCCATCCACCTCCCGGACTTCGATGTAGTTGTAGGCCGACTCACCCTCGAAGACCTGATCCGGGCTGCGCTTTATGGGCCCTCGGAGCACGAATGCTGCCAGCAGCAGCAAGACCAGCGGCATCCACAGCAGTCGCAATCCCTTCCGCCGATCCTCCCGCCACAGACCGAGCAGCGCCGCCAGCAAGAGTGGAAGCGCCAGGGCCAGAAAGGTTCTTGCAGTACCGATATTGGGAATCAGAACGAGCACGGGCAGGAAGGTTCCCAGAATCGAGCCCAGGGTGGAGACGCCGTACACCCGGCCGGCCGCCTGCCCTGCCCGAGCCGGATCGGAGATCGACAGCCGAACCCCGAACGGCGAGATTGCACCCATCAGCGTCACCGGCGCCCCGAGGAGCAGCAGCACCGCCAGGAACGACCCCAGCATGATGGCTGCATTCAACCCTTCGACCGCGGCCGCGGCCCAGTACAGCACCGGCCGCGCCACAATCGGGATCAGGCCGGCAGTGAATGCTCCCCAGGCGGCCACGGTGTAGAACGTGCTCCGGTGCGGCGACCGATCCGCCAGGCGGCCTCCGAGGAAGTATCCGAGCGTGAGGTAGATCAAGACCAGCCCGATGATGTTTGCCCAAACCATGTTGGTTGTGCCGAAGATATTGCCCAATAGGCGCGAGGCCGTGAGCTCCAACCCGAGGCTGGCCATGCCGGCCAGAAACACGATCAAGATCACCGCCATCCGCATACACCCATTCGCTTTGAGCTTCGCTGCCTACGCGGCCGAGGATATGGCAGCCCGATCAGGGAGTTCGAGGGCTGAACCGAGGGCGTCGCCGCGGCGGATCCTTCGCACCGGAATTCCGGCGGCGCGAGCCGCCTCGTAGACCGCAGCTGTGCCGGGCAGGCCACCGAAGGATGCGGCATCTAGCAGGACCAGGACCGGGGCGAGTCCGCTCCGCCGCAGCTGACGAGCCGTGGCGACGATCTCCATCCGGGTGCTGGCGGTGACCAGGATCACTGCTGCCCCGCGAGGGATTTGCCCCTGTTCGACCTTGAGCACCTCATCAATGCTCAGCGAGCCCTCTGCCTCCAGCACCGCCAGTGATTCGAGGAGACGGTACAGCTGTGCGGTTCCTCGGTCAGCCTGGATCACCTGGCGGACTTTCCCATGAGCGATCATGCCAACCGATTGCGACCGGTTCAGCAGGTACAGCGCGATCGACGCCCCCGCCGTTACCGCATACTCGATGGTGCTGGGCGGAAGGCTGACCCTGCGTCCGATCAACGCCTGCCGGCGCGAAGCCTGCTCAGGCTCCAGGGCGGCCTGCGCCGCATGCGAGGCGTCCAGCAGCAGCCAGGCGTCGGCCATCGGATCGAGCTCGAATTCCTTAGAGATCAGCCGGCGACGTCGCGCCGTTGAAAGCCAGTGAATACGATTCAGGCTGTCGCCATGGGCGTAGTCGCGGACGCCGCTGGCATTCGGCGTCACCTGGTGCGTGCGCTGGCGCAAGGCCTCCCCGCCGCCGCGCCGGCCGCTGGGAACCGGGAAGAACCCAAGCGGGAGCACCATCGGCAGGACAACCACGAAGTGGCTCTCCTCCAGGCGGCGGGCGACCGGGAACAAACCGAACGGGTCTCCGGCATGCAGGGTGCACGGTCCCAGATGGAACCGCCCGCGACGGGTGCAGATCGTGCGGACCGTCCACCTTCGCTCACCGCCTCCGCCGAGATTGGTGAAGACGGTGGAGACCTGATGCTCGGGGAAATCTGACAGGTCCTCGAGCTCGATCCACACCTTGGGGTAGCGGCTGGCGTTGGCCAGCGTGAAGTGCTCCTCGAACGTCACCCCGACTTGGCTGCGGCTGCCACCGGCCTTCCGGCGGAGGGTGACGCCCAAGAGCGACAGGCGGGACCACACATAGCTGGCTGCCAGGAGAAAGCCCAGCAAGTAGCTGAGGTTGGCGAAGAGCTGGCGGCCAGACGTGAGCGCCGCTGCCAGAGAGAGGACGAACAGTCCCAGGACGAACCAGGCCCGGGCTGGCATCAGCGCAGTTCACCCCCCGGGACCGGGACGCTCGCCAGGATGTCCTGCACGATAGCTCGGGCGTCCACCTCACGCACCCGGGCCGACGAGCCGAGAATCAGGCGGTGCGCAAGCGCCCCGACAGCCACCTGCTTGATGTCATCTGGTAGGACGTAAGCTCTGGCTTGAAGCGCAGCCACGGCCTGGCCGCAGCGAAAGAGCGCCAGGCTGCCCCGCGGGCTCGCCCCCAGGTACAGTTCCCCATGACGGCGGGTCGCCGTCACCAGGTCGAGAATGTAGCGCTTGATCTCGGCCGAGACGGCCACCTGGCGAATCGCCTCCTGCGCAGCCCGCAACGCACGGACGTCGACGGCCTCCTGGAGGCTCTCCAGCGGATGTGACACCTGCTGTCGCTCGACCATGCGTATCTCATCTGAGAGCATCGGATAACCAAGACTGATGCGGAGCAGGAATCGATCGAGCTGGGCTTCCGGCAGCGGAAACGTGCCCTCGTACTCAATCGGGTTCTGCGTCGCCAGCACCAGGAACGGGGAGGGCAGCGGGTGGGTCACGCCATCGACCGTCACTTGCCGCTCCTCCATGGCCTCCAGCAACGCCGCCTGGGTCTTGGGGGTGGCACGGTTGACCTCGTCCGCCAGCAGGATCTGAGTCATGATCGGACCGGCACGGAACTCGAATTCGCCCGTCTTCTGATTGAAGATCGATACCCCAGTGATATCACTGGGGAGCATGTCCGGGGTGAATTGAATCCGATTGAAGGTGCAGCCAATCGACCGGGCCATGCTCTTGGCCAGCATGGTTTTTCCCGTGCCGGGCACATCCTCGATCAGAACATGACCCTGGCACAATAGCCCGATCACGGTCAGCTGGACGGCTTCCCGCTTCCCGACGATCACCCGCTCAACATTCTCGGTCAGGCGATCGGCAAATGCCTTGACCTGTTCCATGCAGGTCCCTCCGCAGGAAATCGAAGTGGATTGTACCCTTCAATGGGTGGAGGATCGACAGGCTACAGCCGTGCCAGCAGCACGAGTCCGGCGCTCCAGAACAGGGCGTAGTTCAGCGGGCGGCGCCAGCCGTGCGCTGCACAGAACAATGTTGTGGCCAGCACCATTCCCACCGCCAGGCGGGCCATGGCGAACGGTTCCCGGAAGGTTGAGAACGGCAGAAACGCGATCAAAGCCGCGTTGAGGAGCAAGGCAATGGTCTCCCGCCCTCGATCCCCCCCCAGCAGCCTGCGCCCGGCCACCACCACTCCCCACACCGCCGGGAGCAGAATGCTGGGCGCCAGTAGCAGGAGGAACAGCAAGAGCACTCGGGCATCGACCGCCCCCACCCGCGCCAGACCAAAGAAGGGCAGCCACTCGAATCCAGTGGCGCCGGCGCCACCACTGCCGATACCCGGCTCCCCAAACTGCAACCACAACCAGGCCTGCCAGCCGGCGAACCCGAGCCCGAACAGCGAGAGTACCCCCACCGCCTTCCGGTCGCGGTGAAAGCAAGCGGCCAGCCATGCCGCCAGCCAGAAGAGGAGCGTGGTCTCTTTGGCCAGCAGGGCCAACCCAAGAGCGGCGCCGCCTGCCGTAGGACGATCGGCCACCAGCCAGAAGAACCCGGCCGCGGCCAGGCCGTAGGCCAGCGGCTCGCTCAGGTCAATCCCGGCCGGGCCGACGACGCCCACCCATAGACCATACGCCAGCGCATACCCGGTCCACATCCCTTGCCGGTCCAGAACGGCAGCCACGGCCAGGGTCCCCAGGAAGTGCGCCATCAGGCTGACCGCAGGCAGCAGCCAGGGGATCGAGTCGGTCCGTCCGAAGGCCAGCCAGCGCGCCAGTGCTGGATACAGAATCCGTTGATACCGGTAGGCAGGGGCATCGAGGTGGGGTTGGACGGCGTCCGGCAGCCAGTCGCGGGCGATGTAGAAATTGAATTGCCCGTCGTATCCTTCTGACCCCGCGGGCTCCCCGTTGGCGAATCGCTCGCCAATCGTCGCCAGAGCCAGTGGATCCCCGCCGCCTCGAACAAGACGGTAGCCTGCGAAGCCCGCGGCGACGATCAGGGCCACGACTGCCGGCCAGAGAAGCCTCAGCGCCTTCGCCACACCCACCCCAAACCGAGCATCGCCATCAAACCAGCTGCTGTGAGGGCTAAGCCCGCGGAGAACGCCGCCGGGCGGTACTCCAGGCGAACGGTGTGCGTCCCAGCTGGAAGCCAGATCGCTCGGAAGGCCCCGTTGGCTGGCAGAATCGCGGCGCCACGCCCGTCTACTTGCGCCCGCCAGCCCGGGTAGTGCAGGTCGGACACCACGACCCAACCGCCCGCCTCACCGCCTGCCTTGAGCTCCAGGAAGCTGCTGCCTTCCGAGAGCACCTCCACCCAGCCCGGACCTCCGCCGGGCGGCTCGGAGCGGCAATCTTCAACCTCGAGAACCACTTCCCTTTCTAGATCGTAATGTCCTGAGAAGGCTGCCTCGAGGGCGTCTTCTGGCGAGCAGGCCGCGACGGCATCCGGCACGAACCGGAGCCGCCGTGCCCCGGAGACCGCACGGTAGTCCGGCAAGCCCTGAGTCTCACCCGGCTCAGCAACCCAGCCGACGTCCATGAACGCTAGCACACGCTCGCGAGTCGTAGCATCTGCGCCCTCGAGTCGCTCGATCCAACCTGCATAACGCGCCGGCAGCAACGGATCGAAGTTGTTGGCCGAAGGGATCCCATCCAGCATCGGCGTATTCGGCAGGCCTGAGGCGCGGACGGTCTCGACCTCCAGGTCAGGATCAAATCGATCGAAGCGGAAGTACGCCTCGAACTTCAGCTCTTCCTCGATCGCCGCCGGCATGTAGAGCCGGTGTCCGCTTTCGAGAGCCGTCAGGGCACTCTCGCCCCGGTAGCCTGCCGCGGAGATCGTTGGGTTCAATCCCACCACCGCCAGCAGCAGATCGGAAAGCAGAAACAGTCCCAGACCCACGCTCCAGCTCAGGCGGGCGATGCCGGACCGGGTAAGGGTCAACACGCCGACCGCCGTCAGGGTTGCCCCGGCAATCGCGAAGGAACGGATGAAGCTCGGGTCTAGGCTGGGAAGCAGACGGCCGGCGAGC is a window encoding:
- the yvcK gene encoding uridine diphosphate-N-acetylglucosamine-binding protein YvcK → MPDVTNLNWRSAPGGRKDGFWEALRHWLVPGIGVKRWLGVMILGTALIGLGVAIILLDIYRAYPESNLLPVFSLMALPRWLRALAFGAAGLTLLLLGMIRLNRALLAPYMRPGRPVARAVAEHRRLGRGPKIVAIGGGNGLATLLRGLKEHTGNLTAIVSVADDGGSSGRLRRSLGIPPPGDLRNCLAALSDDEDLLTQLFRYRFAQEDELDGHAFGNLFIAALTGVTGSFDEGLLEAAHILGIRGQVLPATLADVALVADKTPMMDAQAIRIQGESRIPDMPGRVRAVHLEPNDPPAYPGSIKAVLAADMIVLGPGSLYTSVLPNLLVPDLAKAVRASRGLKVQVCNIANQLGETDGYDAAAHLAALEDQLGRGLIEMLLVNDRLDVPAPEAVHYVPPPATALGSASVFASDLVDPQRPWRHDPAKLAAALIQILEERTGPLESAMPIGEAVHPGLN
- the ugpC gene encoding sn-glycerol-3-phosphate ABC transporter ATP-binding protein UgpC, with protein sequence MASVTFDHVTKRFGDVTAVNDLSLIVEDKEFLVLVGPSGCGKTTALRLLAGLEEIAEGEIKIGDRVVNDVAPKDRDIAMVFQSYALYPHMSVFDNMAFGLKLRKTPKPEIRRRVLQAAEILGIETLMDRKPRQLSGGQRQRVAVGRAIVREPKVFLFDEPLSNLDAKLRVETRANISKLHQRLETTFIYVTHDQVEAMTMASRIAVIKGGLLQQTDTPQALYDRPSNVFVAGFIGSPAMNFFNARLARADGKLVVEAESFHLDVPPSRTGTYERFAGKPVIFGLRPEDVHDPAFAPSGIHAAPVEAQVDVTELMGNEIILYLVAGKDSIVGRVDPRTRAKPGTQAQVVFNMDNMHLFEVDGEQGAIR
- a CDS encoding 2,3-bisphosphoglycerate-independent phosphoglycerate mutase; the encoded protein is MADFNLIKSLKRDQGGKIVLLVMDGLGGIPVTPGGPTEVEAAATPTLDRLATEGTLGALIPIRPGITPGSGPAHLALFGYDPLTHLVGRGVLEAVGVGLQVRKGDVAARGNFCTVDAAGRIIDRRAGRIPTDQAAPLAERLGSIRLAGVSSEVRHVKEHRFAVVMRGENLAGEIDDTDPQQTGVPALPAIPRSEDSRRAAGLFNEWITKGREVLKGEPHANSLTLRGFASDPALPPFPEIYGLRAVCVGVYPMYRGLASLVGMEVQDFLGESPKDEFAALAKIWNDYDFFFIHIKKTDSAGEDGDFKAKAAAIESVDAALHTLLDLKPDVLAVTGDHSTPSTLKTHSWHPVPLLLWAPATVRPDRSTAFGERACDTGGLGILPSAELLPLLMAHALRLEKFGA
- a CDS encoding TIGR01906 family membrane protein translates to MSDTNHNAVARVAGGLLSLALPVLLILTSVRLLLTPAFVKLEYHLPGFPEDRFGFSQQDRLRWAPIAVDYLLNDEGIGFLGELAFSDGSAVYNPRELQHMLDVKRLTSLALAVWGGLLAAAIALGSVTAWAGGAVRLWRALRRGALWTLGLMAVLAAGIALTFSFVFVGFHQLFFAAGTWTFSYSDTLIRLFPERFWRDAFTFIALGTLAMAGLILLLASSQLARLRRA
- a CDS encoding fused MFS/spermidine synthase, which gives rise to MAVILIVFLAGMASLGLELTASRLLGNIFGTTNMVWANIIGLVLIYLTLGYFLGGRLADRSPHRSTFYTVAAWGAFTAGLIPIVARPVLYWAAAAVEGLNAAIMLGSFLAVLLLLGAPVTLMGAISPFGVRLSISDPARAGQAAGRVYGVSTLGSILGTFLPVLVLIPNIGTARTFLALALPLLLAALLGLWREDRRKGLRLLWMPLVLLLLAAFVLRGPIKRSPDQVFEGESAYNYIEVREVDGTRYLLLNEGQAVHSMYRPGSLATYGTWDYFLAAPYFNPAPFDPEQVERLGLVGLAAGTIPKQYAAVYGDIPIDGWEIDPEIVEVGQRWFDMNEPGLNVIVADGRWGLAHSDAVYTVLGVDAYRPPYIPWQLTTQEFFQEARDHLTADGVLVINVGRTPDDRRLIDVLVGTIGSVFPSVHVMDVPGTFNTMVYATVQPTSPENLARNLAHLEATQAHPFLIDVVRRTTENLVPTPRVTTVFTDDLAPVEQLVDSIVLRFFLGGDILKLQ
- a CDS encoding DUF58 domain-containing protein, which gives rise to MPARAWFVLGLFVLSLAAALTSGRQLFANLSYLLGFLLAASYVWSRLSLLGVTLRRKAGGSRSQVGVTFEEHFTLANASRYPKVWIELEDLSDFPEHQVSTVFTNLGGGGERRWTVRTICTRRGRFHLGPCTLHAGDPFGLFPVARRLEESHFVVVLPMVLPLGFFPVPSGRRGGGEALRQRTHQVTPNASGVRDYAHGDSLNRIHWLSTARRRRLISKEFELDPMADAWLLLDASHAAQAALEPEQASRRQALIGRRVSLPPSTIEYAVTAGASIALYLLNRSQSVGMIAHGKVRQVIQADRGTAQLYRLLESLAVLEAEGSLSIDEVLKVEQGQIPRGAAVILVTASTRMEIVATARQLRRSGLAPVLVLLDAASFGGLPGTAAVYEAARAAGIPVRRIRRGDALGSALELPDRAAISSAA
- a CDS encoding MoxR family ATPase encodes the protein MEQVKAFADRLTENVERVIVGKREAVQLTVIGLLCQGHVLIEDVPGTGKTMLAKSMARSIGCTFNRIQFTPDMLPSDITGVSIFNQKTGEFEFRAGPIMTQILLADEVNRATPKTQAALLEAMEERQVTVDGVTHPLPSPFLVLATQNPIEYEGTFPLPEAQLDRFLLRISLGYPMLSDEIRMVERQQVSHPLESLQEAVDVRALRAAQEAIRQVAVSAEIKRYILDLVTATRRHGELYLGASPRGSLALFRCGQAVAALQARAYVLPDDIKQVAVGALAHRLILGSSARVREVDARAIVQDILASVPVPGGELR